The Ananas comosus cultivar F153 unplaced genomic scaffold, ASM154086v1, whole genome shotgun sequence genome includes a window with the following:
- the LOC109705286 gene encoding probable BOI-related E3 ubiquitin-protein ligase 3 isoform X2 encodes MAVQAQYPSNVLILNRSEQERKKEMEFPQPPSKFLDPSPAIFYGGGSGTNTRKRGRDAAALLPQQQQQMQQQQVLQVTTPTVISVAQLQKQLPLPPSPTPMLSTGLCLDFDGRRLKKAQNQSNLLLSSSSSPSPSSSSIVSSLFSNELAAQMAQQHDEIERLLHAHGEELRRGLAEKRRRHYRAVVGAAEEAAARRLREKEAEAERAARLGAELEERLARLRAESTAWQAKALADQAEAAALHAQLQRAAAAAPAELPSGGDGAEDAESAHVDPDRAEPEPGRACRACRLRPASVVLLPCRHLCLCHACDLAASSCPLCLIGRTGSVHVCFS; translated from the exons ATGGCGGTTCAGGCGCAATACCCATCCAACGTTCTCATTCTCAacag AAGCGAgcaagagaggaagaaggagatggAGTTCCCCCAGCCCCCTTCCAAGTTCCTCGACCCTTCCCCCGCCATCTTCTACGGAGGAG GGAGTGGCACCAACACGAGGAAGAGGGGTAGAGATGCCGCGGCGCTGttgccgcagcagcagcagcagatgcagcagcagcaggtgcTGCAGGTGACGACGCCTACGGTGATAAGCGTGGCGCAGCTGCAGAAGCAATTGCCTCTTCCGCCTTCTCCGACGCCGATGCTGTCCACCGGCCTCTGCCTCGACTTCGACGGCCGCCGATTGAAGAAGGCCCAGAACCAATCCaatctcctcctctcctcgtcctcgtcgccttcgccttcgtctTCCTCCATTGTTTCCTCGCTCTTCTCTAATGAGCTCGCCGCGCAAATGGCCCAGCAACACGACGAGATTGAGCGCCTCCTCCATGCTCAC GGGGAGGAGCTGCGGCGGGGGTTGGCGGAGAAGCGGCGGAGGCACTACAGGGCGGTGGTGGGCgcggctgaggaggcggcggcgcggcggctgCGGGAGAAGGAGGCGGAGGCCGAGCGCGCCGCGCGGCTCGGCGCCGAGCTCGAGGAGCGGCTCGCGCGGCTCCGCGCCGAGTCGACGGCGTGGCAGGCCAAGGCCCTCGCCGACCAGGCCGAGGCCGCCGCGCTCCACGCCCAGCTCCAGCGCGCCGCGGCGGCCGCGCCGGCGGAGCTGCCCAGCGGCGGCGACGGGGCGGAGGACGCGGAGTCGGCGCACGTCGACCCGGACCGGGCCGAACCGGAACCGGGCCGGGCCTGCCGGGCCTGCCGGCTCAGGCCGGCCTCCGTGGTGCTCCTCCCCTGCCGCCACCTCTGCCTCTGCCACGCCTGCGACCTCGCCGCCTCCTCCTGCCCCCTCTGCCTCATCGGACGGACCGGCAGCGTCCACGTCTGCTTCTCCTAA
- the LOC109705286 gene encoding probable BOI-related E3 ubiquitin-protein ligase 3 isoform X1, with translation MAVQAQYPSNVLILNRSEQERKKEMEFPQPPSKFLDPSPAIFYGGVGSGTNTRKRGRDAAALLPQQQQQMQQQQVLQVTTPTVISVAQLQKQLPLPPSPTPMLSTGLCLDFDGRRLKKAQNQSNLLLSSSSSPSPSSSSIVSSLFSNELAAQMAQQHDEIERLLHAHGEELRRGLAEKRRRHYRAVVGAAEEAAARRLREKEAEAERAARLGAELEERLARLRAESTAWQAKALADQAEAAALHAQLQRAAAAAPAELPSGGDGAEDAESAHVDPDRAEPEPGRACRACRLRPASVVLLPCRHLCLCHACDLAASSCPLCLIGRTGSVHVCFS, from the exons ATGGCGGTTCAGGCGCAATACCCATCCAACGTTCTCATTCTCAacag AAGCGAgcaagagaggaagaaggagatggAGTTCCCCCAGCCCCCTTCCAAGTTCCTCGACCCTTCCCCCGCCATCTTCTACGGAGGAG TAGGGAGTGGCACCAACACGAGGAAGAGGGGTAGAGATGCCGCGGCGCTGttgccgcagcagcagcagcagatgcagcagcagcaggtgcTGCAGGTGACGACGCCTACGGTGATAAGCGTGGCGCAGCTGCAGAAGCAATTGCCTCTTCCGCCTTCTCCGACGCCGATGCTGTCCACCGGCCTCTGCCTCGACTTCGACGGCCGCCGATTGAAGAAGGCCCAGAACCAATCCaatctcctcctctcctcgtcctcgtcgccttcgccttcgtctTCCTCCATTGTTTCCTCGCTCTTCTCTAATGAGCTCGCCGCGCAAATGGCCCAGCAACACGACGAGATTGAGCGCCTCCTCCATGCTCAC GGGGAGGAGCTGCGGCGGGGGTTGGCGGAGAAGCGGCGGAGGCACTACAGGGCGGTGGTGGGCgcggctgaggaggcggcggcgcggcggctgCGGGAGAAGGAGGCGGAGGCCGAGCGCGCCGCGCGGCTCGGCGCCGAGCTCGAGGAGCGGCTCGCGCGGCTCCGCGCCGAGTCGACGGCGTGGCAGGCCAAGGCCCTCGCCGACCAGGCCGAGGCCGCCGCGCTCCACGCCCAGCTCCAGCGCGCCGCGGCGGCCGCGCCGGCGGAGCTGCCCAGCGGCGGCGACGGGGCGGAGGACGCGGAGTCGGCGCACGTCGACCCGGACCGGGCCGAACCGGAACCGGGCCGGGCCTGCCGGGCCTGCCGGCTCAGGCCGGCCTCCGTGGTGCTCCTCCCCTGCCGCCACCTCTGCCTCTGCCACGCCTGCGACCTCGCCGCCTCCTCCTGCCCCCTCTGCCTCATCGGACGGACCGGCAGCGTCCACGTCTGCTTCTCCTAA
- the LOC109705286 gene encoding probable BOI-related E3 ubiquitin-protein ligase 3 isoform X3 has protein sequence MAVQAQYPSNVLILNSEQERKKEMEFPQPPSKFLDPSPAIFYGGVGSGTNTRKRGRDAAALLPQQQQQMQQQQVLQVTTPTVISVAQLQKQLPLPPSPTPMLSTGLCLDFDGRRLKKAQNQSNLLLSSSSSPSPSSSSIVSSLFSNELAAQMAQQHDEIERLLHAHGEELRRGLAEKRRRHYRAVVGAAEEAAARRLREKEAEAERAARLGAELEERLARLRAESTAWQAKALADQAEAAALHAQLQRAAAAAPAELPSGGDGAEDAESAHVDPDRAEPEPGRACRACRLRPASVVLLPCRHLCLCHACDLAASSCPLCLIGRTGSVHVCFS, from the exons ATGGCGGTTCAGGCGCAATACCCATCCAACGTTCTCATTCTCAacag CGAgcaagagaggaagaaggagatggAGTTCCCCCAGCCCCCTTCCAAGTTCCTCGACCCTTCCCCCGCCATCTTCTACGGAGGAG TAGGGAGTGGCACCAACACGAGGAAGAGGGGTAGAGATGCCGCGGCGCTGttgccgcagcagcagcagcagatgcagcagcagcaggtgcTGCAGGTGACGACGCCTACGGTGATAAGCGTGGCGCAGCTGCAGAAGCAATTGCCTCTTCCGCCTTCTCCGACGCCGATGCTGTCCACCGGCCTCTGCCTCGACTTCGACGGCCGCCGATTGAAGAAGGCCCAGAACCAATCCaatctcctcctctcctcgtcctcgtcgccttcgccttcgtctTCCTCCATTGTTTCCTCGCTCTTCTCTAATGAGCTCGCCGCGCAAATGGCCCAGCAACACGACGAGATTGAGCGCCTCCTCCATGCTCAC GGGGAGGAGCTGCGGCGGGGGTTGGCGGAGAAGCGGCGGAGGCACTACAGGGCGGTGGTGGGCgcggctgaggaggcggcggcgcggcggctgCGGGAGAAGGAGGCGGAGGCCGAGCGCGCCGCGCGGCTCGGCGCCGAGCTCGAGGAGCGGCTCGCGCGGCTCCGCGCCGAGTCGACGGCGTGGCAGGCCAAGGCCCTCGCCGACCAGGCCGAGGCCGCCGCGCTCCACGCCCAGCTCCAGCGCGCCGCGGCGGCCGCGCCGGCGGAGCTGCCCAGCGGCGGCGACGGGGCGGAGGACGCGGAGTCGGCGCACGTCGACCCGGACCGGGCCGAACCGGAACCGGGCCGGGCCTGCCGGGCCTGCCGGCTCAGGCCGGCCTCCGTGGTGCTCCTCCCCTGCCGCCACCTCTGCCTCTGCCACGCCTGCGACCTCGCCGCCTCCTCCTGCCCCCTCTGCCTCATCGGACGGACCGGCAGCGTCCACGTCTGCTTCTCCTAA